From the genome of Vibrio porteresiae DSM 19223, one region includes:
- the serS gene encoding serine--tRNA ligase — protein MLDSKLLRAELDETAAKLARRGFKLDVETIRTLEEKRKSIQVEVENLQSTRNSISKQIGQLMSAGDKDGAEEIKKQVGTLGADLDAKKAELVVVQKELDDIASRIPNIPADEVPDGKDENDNVEVSRWGTPKSFDFDIKDHVDLGEMGDGIDFASATKLTGARFVVMKGQFARLHRAIAQFMLDLHTEQHGYTELYVPYLVNADSLYGTGQLPKFGADLYHTEPLTEKVDDEELRRLSLIPTAEVPVTNLVRDEILEEDQLPLKMTAHTPCFRSEAGSYGRDTRGLIRMHQFDKVELVQITKPEDSMNALEELTGHAEKVLQLLGLPYRKVVLCTGDMGFGSCKTYDLEVWVPAQNTYREISSCSNMWDFQARRMQARFRRKGGKPELLHTLNGSGLAVGRTMVAILENYQQADGRIEVPAVLQKYMNGMTHIG, from the coding sequence AAACAGCAGCAAAATTGGCGCGTCGCGGCTTTAAGCTCGACGTTGAAACTATTCGTACACTTGAAGAAAAACGTAAGTCCATTCAAGTCGAAGTTGAAAATTTACAATCCACGCGTAACTCCATCTCCAAACAAATTGGTCAGTTGATGTCTGCCGGCGATAAAGATGGCGCTGAAGAGATCAAAAAACAGGTCGGTACGCTAGGTGCTGATCTGGATGCGAAAAAAGCGGAATTGGTTGTGGTTCAAAAAGAACTCGACGATATCGCTTCACGCATCCCTAATATCCCTGCGGATGAAGTACCGGATGGTAAAGACGAAAACGACAACGTAGAAGTATCACGTTGGGGTACACCAAAATCGTTTGATTTCGACATTAAAGATCACGTTGACCTAGGCGAAATGGGCGACGGTATCGACTTTGCGAGTGCAACTAAATTAACAGGTGCTCGTTTTGTAGTAATGAAAGGCCAATTTGCACGTCTACACCGTGCGATTGCACAGTTCATGTTGGATCTTCACACTGAACAACATGGTTACACTGAGCTATATGTTCCTTACTTAGTGAACGCAGATAGCTTGTACGGTACGGGTCAGCTACCAAAATTTGGTGCGGATCTTTACCACACTGAACCACTGACTGAAAAAGTCGATGACGAAGAGCTACGTCGCTTGTCATTGATCCCAACAGCAGAAGTTCCAGTAACTAACCTGGTTCGTGACGAGATTCTTGAAGAAGACCAACTGCCACTAAAAATGACGGCGCACACACCATGTTTCCGCTCTGAAGCGGGTTCTTACGGTCGTGATACTCGTGGTTTGATTCGTATGCACCAATTCGACAAAGTTGAACTTGTGCAAATCACCAAACCAGAAGACTCAATGAACGCCCTTGAAGAGCTTACTGGTCACGCTGAGAAAGTTCTGCAACTGCTAGGTCTTCCTTACCGTAAAGTGGTGCTATGTACTGGTGATATGGGCTTTGGCTCTTGCAAAACGTACGACTTGGAAGTGTGGGTACCAGCGCAAAACACTTACCGTGAAATCTCTTCATGTTCAAACATGTGGGATTTCCAAGCACGTCGTATGCAAGCTCGTTTCCGTCGTAAAGGCGGTAAACCTGAACTGCTTCATACATTGAACGGTTCTGGTCTAGCGGTCGGTCGTACCATGGTAGCGATTTTGGAAAACTACCAACAAGCGGATGGCCGTATCGAAGTCCCAGCTGTGCTACAAAAATACATGAACGGCATGACTCACATCGGTTAA
- a CDS encoding molybdopterin-dependent oxidoreductase, translated as MPKNTTKTTCPYCGVGCGIEVRPSEIVGDEKHPANRGMLCSKGAALSESMKMPQRLLVPSIQGMEVTWDQVTDEIAERIFSAIAQYGPDSVAMYLSGQLLTEDYYVANKLMKGFIGTSNIETNTRLCMMSAVSAHIRAFGEDVVPMSYADIEQTELIVLVGANSAWTHPVLFRRIEQARENNPNLKLVVIDPRTTVTSKLADLHLQIENEGDTLLFHGLLRYLIDNRAVDMKFIKESTEGFGDVWNYLQEVKYQLHAIGERLNVDWQDLRKFYDWFMTSLSAITMFGQGVNQSAYGVDKGNAIINCHLASGKIGKPGSGPFSLTGQPNAMGGREVGALSSQLAIHRGFDPQSTRMVQDYWQSPVITNRPGLKAVDIFRAIDAGQIKVLWIVGTNPIISMPDSDKIRQTLDHCSCVIVSDISAQSDVIDYADIILPAAGWGEKRGMVTNAERVISRQRAFANAPGQAKPDWWILSQVGERLCNLLSIPNGFEFKNEAAIFREYVGMTALNDNSPYLFSLSKLAGITDSQYSNWQPRQWPFDGRRPFANGYFSTPDGRANFVWGEPMDANADHWWMNSGRIRDQWHSMTRTGHIHRLSGYEVEPTVYMNSISLAKLFLSPGRLAAIRRDKYSKPVYAKVAVDDGLPGKQLFMSIHWSKLYGGASNVNRIIGAQVDELSGQPAFKSWPVEIEAVEMNTYGLYIGPRRPLPATDYRAYQQDKEVGIWRFAALSSLTRDDFPLVKGEKILRWELEEGWMMVIVDRDSPQSLLRVVGFLAVGNTPIEIDYLQVLALMDEPLELEPLLAVASSKARSQLICSCHQVTDQHIYDAMNDDESVSLNELQAKLKCGTHCGSCVMDIKSLLMSASEDEFLLDPTPSAAPHKGPSLHK; from the coding sequence ATGCCGAAAAATACGACGAAAACGACTTGCCCCTATTGTGGAGTTGGGTGCGGAATTGAAGTCAGACCCTCTGAAATAGTGGGGGACGAAAAGCATCCTGCGAATCGGGGAATGTTATGCAGCAAAGGCGCCGCTTTGTCTGAGAGCATGAAAATGCCTCAACGTCTACTCGTGCCTTCGATACAAGGTATGGAGGTCACTTGGGATCAAGTGACCGATGAGATTGCTGAACGCATTTTTTCCGCCATCGCCCAATATGGTCCTGATTCGGTGGCGATGTATTTGTCTGGGCAGCTGCTCACCGAAGATTATTATGTGGCCAATAAACTGATGAAAGGGTTTATTGGCACCTCCAATATTGAGACCAATACGCGGCTTTGCATGATGTCAGCGGTCTCTGCGCATATTCGCGCTTTCGGCGAAGACGTCGTACCCATGAGTTACGCCGATATTGAACAGACCGAATTGATTGTATTGGTGGGCGCAAACAGTGCGTGGACTCATCCGGTACTGTTTCGACGCATTGAACAAGCGCGAGAAAACAACCCTAATCTCAAGCTGGTGGTGATTGACCCAAGAACCACCGTCACGTCCAAATTGGCAGATCTTCACCTGCAGATTGAAAATGAAGGTGATACGCTGCTGTTTCACGGGCTACTGCGTTATTTGATTGATAACCGCGCGGTGGATATGAAATTCATCAAAGAGTCGACGGAAGGCTTTGGTGATGTTTGGAATTATCTGCAAGAAGTGAAATATCAACTGCATGCGATAGGTGAGCGCCTAAATGTAGATTGGCAGGATTTACGCAAGTTTTATGACTGGTTTATGACCAGTCTGTCCGCCATTACCATGTTTGGTCAAGGGGTGAACCAATCTGCTTATGGAGTTGACAAAGGAAATGCGATCATCAATTGCCATTTGGCTTCGGGCAAAATTGGTAAGCCGGGTAGCGGTCCCTTCTCGCTGACGGGCCAACCCAACGCCATGGGGGGGCGTGAAGTAGGAGCACTTTCATCGCAACTGGCGATTCACCGTGGGTTTGATCCACAGTCTACGCGCATGGTGCAAGATTATTGGCAGTCACCCGTTATCACCAATCGTCCTGGCTTAAAAGCGGTCGATATTTTTCGTGCTATTGATGCTGGGCAGATCAAAGTGCTATGGATAGTCGGAACCAACCCGATTATCTCGATGCCTGATAGCGATAAAATTCGACAGACGCTCGACCATTGTTCTTGCGTGATTGTCTCCGATATCAGTGCGCAAAGTGATGTTATTGACTATGCGGACATTATTTTGCCTGCTGCAGGATGGGGGGAAAAACGAGGTATGGTGACCAACGCAGAGCGTGTCATTTCACGACAGCGTGCGTTTGCCAATGCCCCCGGTCAAGCCAAGCCCGATTGGTGGATTCTAAGTCAAGTGGGTGAGCGTTTGTGTAATTTACTCTCTATCCCCAATGGTTTTGAATTTAAAAATGAAGCGGCAATTTTCCGTGAATACGTTGGCATGACGGCACTCAATGACAATAGTCCTTATCTCTTTTCGCTATCCAAATTAGCGGGTATTACCGATTCTCAATACTCCAATTGGCAGCCTAGACAGTGGCCATTTGATGGAAGAAGACCGTTTGCCAATGGCTATTTTTCCACGCCCGATGGGCGCGCCAATTTTGTTTGGGGCGAACCTATGGATGCCAATGCCGACCATTGGTGGATGAACTCAGGACGCATTCGTGATCAGTGGCACAGCATGACCCGCACGGGTCATATTCATCGGTTATCGGGTTATGAGGTCGAGCCAACCGTCTATATGAACAGCATTAGTTTGGCCAAGTTGTTTTTATCACCGGGACGTCTTGCAGCCATTCGGCGCGATAAATACTCCAAACCGGTCTACGCTAAGGTGGCTGTTGATGATGGGTTGCCCGGCAAACAGCTCTTTATGTCGATACATTGGTCGAAACTGTATGGTGGCGCGTCAAATGTTAACCGGATTATTGGTGCTCAGGTAGATGAGCTCTCGGGGCAACCCGCCTTTAAATCTTGGCCGGTTGAGATAGAGGCGGTCGAGATGAACACGTATGGCTTGTACATCGGTCCACGCAGGCCGCTTCCTGCGACCGATTATCGTGCTTATCAGCAAGATAAAGAGGTCGGTATTTGGCGTTTTGCTGCCTTGAGCAGTCTTACTCGTGATGACTTCCCTTTGGTCAAAGGCGAAAAGATTTTACGCTGGGAGCTGGAAGAGGGCTGGATGATGGTAATCGTTGATCGCGATTCACCGCAGAGTTTACTGCGTGTAGTGGGCTTTCTAGCGGTCGGTAATACCCCTATTGAGATTGATTATTTGCAAGTTCTCGCACTAATGGACGAACCGTTAGAGCTTGAACCGCTGCTCGCGGTCGCCAGTTCAAAGGCGCGTAGTCAACTGATTTGCAGTTGCCATCAGGTAACGGATCAGCACATTTATGATGCGATGAATGATGATGAGTCAGTCTCTTTAAACGAGTTGCAAGCCAAATTGAAATGTGGCACTCATTGTGGCTCTTGCGTGATGGACATAAAAAGCTTGCTGATGTCGGCAAGTGAAGATGAATTCTTGCTCGATCCGACGCCAAGTGCCGCTCCTCATAAAGGACCATCGCTGCACAAATAG
- a CDS encoding glycosyl transferase family protein, translating to MSIILECIRTVGRGERGRAPLSYEQAFRVMTEYLNGEVGDDQMAMLLMLIRVQNETQQEIAGFVRAFQALIPQLSCDMDWPLYAGKRASAGKPWHLLAARLLADHGLSVLLHGYHDPEAGREHAEDYLAAFDIPIVDSLEKAHTALSAGKIAYLPLHAFAPQAQKMLAWKNRYGLRTPINTVVRALNPGGGRFGVRGSFHPGFQKLHAEIEYEVGKTAHAVISFKGQSGESEYNPKVSQTVWLSTPDGVQEHYWSSCYQEEVVTLDTCPMGTPDTDKVMMANSVIATMAAVLFTREQDWAKALATANGYWQEYVQKAHRA from the coding sequence ATGAGTATCATATTGGAGTGTATTCGCACGGTGGGGCGAGGCGAGCGCGGCAGAGCACCACTAAGCTACGAGCAAGCGTTTCGAGTAATGACCGAATATCTAAATGGCGAAGTGGGTGACGACCAAATGGCCATGTTATTGATGTTGATTCGAGTCCAAAATGAAACTCAGCAAGAGATCGCTGGATTTGTACGAGCTTTCCAAGCATTGATTCCGCAACTGAGTTGCGACATGGATTGGCCACTATATGCAGGTAAGCGCGCCTCGGCAGGCAAACCATGGCATTTGCTGGCCGCCCGCTTATTAGCGGATCACGGTCTGTCCGTGTTGCTGCATGGCTATCACGATCCTGAGGCGGGTCGCGAGCACGCAGAAGATTACCTAGCTGCGTTTGATATTCCAATCGTGGACTCGTTAGAGAAAGCCCACACAGCGTTATCTGCCGGTAAGATTGCTTATTTGCCGTTGCACGCTTTTGCTCCTCAAGCACAAAAAATGTTGGCGTGGAAAAATCGCTATGGGTTACGTACGCCAATCAATACGGTGGTGCGAGCCTTAAATCCCGGTGGTGGTCGATTTGGGGTACGAGGCAGTTTCCATCCGGGTTTCCAAAAACTGCATGCGGAAATTGAGTATGAAGTAGGTAAAACTGCCCATGCGGTGATTTCGTTCAAAGGTCAATCTGGGGAATCAGAATATAACCCTAAAGTGAGCCAAACCGTGTGGCTAAGCACACCAGATGGGGTGCAGGAACATTATTGGTCATCTTGTTACCAAGAAGAGGTGGTGACACTAGACACTTGTCCGATGGGAACGCCAGACACAGATAAAGTGATGATGGCCAACAGCGTGATTGCAACGATGGCTGCAGTGCTGTTCACACGTGAGCAAGATTGGGCCAAAGCGCTAGCAACGGCGAATGGCTATTGGCAAGAGTACGTCCAAAAAGCCCATCGCGCATAA
- the bioA gene encoding adenosylmethionine--8-amino-7-oxononanoate transaminase has protein sequence MDLSFDRQHIWHPYTSTVSPLTCYPVSKAEGMYLYLEDGRKLIDGMSSWWCAIHGYNHPRLVKAAYEQIDKMSHVMFGGLTHQPAIDVCRKLLELTPEPLEKVFLADSGSVAVEVSLKMALQYWNSRGENRSQFLTIRRGYHGDTFAAMSVTDPNNSMHSMYRGFLPQHLFAQEPSNHFGQDWDSSEIEDFATQLAKHHRNIAAVIMEPIVQGAIGMRIYHPHFLREVRRLCDQYGVLLILDEIATGFGRTGKCFAFEHADIIPDIMCVGKALTGGFMTLSAVITTKAIADTVSQGPSGCFMHGPTFMANPLACAVAAESLTMISEGDWQTDVARIEAVFAQELPRFAPHPLVKEVRWIGAIGVVETKVPVDMEKIQALFVQQGVWIRPFGCLIYLMPPFISEEEHLYTLLNAIELALNTPDCFLESR, from the coding sequence ATGGATTTAAGCTTTGATCGCCAGCATATCTGGCATCCCTATACGTCAACTGTCTCACCTCTGACCTGTTATCCCGTGTCTAAAGCCGAAGGGATGTACCTCTATCTTGAAGATGGCCGCAAACTGATTGATGGCATGTCTTCGTGGTGGTGTGCCATTCATGGGTACAACCACCCGCGCCTGGTCAAAGCAGCGTACGAGCAAATAGATAAGATGAGTCATGTGATGTTTGGCGGGCTTACCCATCAACCCGCGATTGATGTATGCCGCAAATTGTTGGAGCTAACACCAGAACCGCTCGAGAAAGTCTTTCTTGCGGATTCAGGCTCAGTTGCCGTGGAAGTGAGTTTGAAAATGGCGCTGCAATACTGGAACAGTCGCGGTGAAAATCGTAGCCAGTTTTTGACCATTCGTCGGGGTTATCATGGCGATACCTTCGCAGCTATGTCGGTAACCGATCCCAATAATTCAATGCACTCCATGTATCGCGGCTTTTTACCGCAACATCTTTTTGCCCAAGAGCCGAGTAATCATTTTGGACAGGATTGGGATAGCAGTGAAATCGAGGATTTTGCTACTCAACTAGCGAAACATCACCGCAATATCGCCGCGGTGATTATGGAGCCCATCGTTCAAGGGGCGATCGGCATGCGCATCTATCACCCTCATTTCTTACGAGAGGTGCGTCGCCTTTGCGACCAATACGGCGTGTTGTTGATACTCGATGAAATCGCAACGGGCTTTGGTCGTACTGGGAAATGTTTTGCTTTCGAGCACGCGGATATCATTCCCGATATCATGTGTGTAGGTAAAGCGCTGACTGGCGGGTTTATGACGTTGTCGGCCGTTATCACCACCAAAGCGATTGCTGATACGGTGTCTCAAGGCCCATCCGGTTGCTTTATGCACGGTCCCACCTTTATGGCCAATCCTTTAGCGTGTGCTGTCGCCGCTGAAAGTTTAACCATGATCAGCGAGGGCGACTGGCAAACAGATGTCGCCCGCATCGAAGCGGTGTTTGCCCAAGAGTTGCCGCGCTTTGCACCCCATCCGCTGGTGAAAGAGGTTCGGTGGATTGGCGCCATTGGTGTGGTAGAAACCAAAGTGCCCGTAGATATGGAGAAAATCCAAGCCTTATTTGTCCAACAGGGTGTGTGGATAAGGCCCTTTGGTTGTTTGATTTACCTAATGCCACCGTTCATTAGTGAAGAGGAACACTTGTATACACTGTTAAACGCTATCGAGCTGGCACTTAATACGCCCGACTGTTTTCTTGAGTCGCGCTAA
- the bioB gene encoding biotin synthase BioB, producing the protein MEVRHNWTVAEVKTLLDTPFMDLLFQAQTVHRHYQEHNHVQVSTLLSIKTGACPEDCKYCPQSARYNTSVEQERLMEVERVLDAAHKAKAAGSTRFCMGAAWKNPKERDMPMLKEMISGVKSMGLETCMTLGMLTSNQAQELAQAGLDYYNHNLDTSPEFYGKIITTRTYQDRLDTLAHVREAGMKICSGGIIGMGESSQDRAGLLVELANLPVHPESVPINMLVKVKGTPLENAQDVEPFDFIRLIAAARIMMPHSAVRLSAGREKMNEQMQALCFMAGANSIFYGCKLLTTPNPAEDSDMQLFAKLGINRHEVMQKPDDIAADELLERVAERVAARPSKDDLFYDASL; encoded by the coding sequence GTGGAAGTTCGTCATAACTGGACTGTGGCTGAAGTGAAAACGCTACTCGATACCCCTTTTATGGACCTGTTGTTTCAGGCCCAAACTGTTCATCGTCACTATCAAGAGCATAATCATGTACAGGTGAGCACCTTGCTTTCCATCAAGACAGGGGCTTGCCCAGAAGATTGTAAATACTGCCCACAAAGCGCCCGCTACAATACCAGTGTGGAGCAAGAGCGTTTGATGGAAGTGGAGCGAGTATTGGATGCGGCTCATAAAGCCAAGGCTGCTGGTTCGACCCGTTTTTGTATGGGAGCTGCATGGAAAAACCCGAAAGAGCGCGACATGCCTATGCTCAAAGAGATGATTTCTGGCGTGAAATCAATGGGGTTAGAAACCTGTATGACGCTAGGAATGTTGACCTCCAATCAAGCGCAAGAACTCGCGCAAGCGGGCTTGGATTATTACAACCATAACCTTGATACGTCGCCGGAGTTTTACGGCAAAATCATCACAACTCGTACGTATCAAGACCGCCTTGATACCCTTGCCCATGTGCGTGAGGCGGGAATGAAAATCTGTTCCGGTGGCATTATCGGTATGGGCGAAAGCAGTCAGGATCGAGCCGGTCTTTTGGTTGAATTAGCCAATTTGCCAGTTCATCCCGAAAGTGTGCCAATTAACATGTTGGTTAAGGTCAAAGGCACACCACTAGAAAACGCTCAGGATGTTGAGCCGTTTGATTTTATTCGCCTTATTGCCGCTGCCCGTATCATGATGCCTCACTCTGCAGTGCGTCTTTCTGCTGGGCGCGAAAAAATGAACGAGCAGATGCAGGCGCTTTGCTTTATGGCGGGAGCCAACTCTATTTTCTATGGCTGCAAATTACTGACGACACCGAATCCTGCAGAAGATAGCGACATGCAATTGTTCGCTAAACTTGGCATAAACCGCCACGAAGTGATGCAAAAGCCAGATGACATCGCCGCAGATGAGTTACTGGAACGCGTGGCTGAGAGGGTTGCAGCGCGTCCGTCTAAGGATGACCTTTTCTATGATGCCAGCCTTTAG
- a CDS encoding 8-amino-7-oxononanoate synthase — MPAFSHRISQALTQRDEQGLTRKLLAHQGVHQGKLLHHGQAYVHFSGNDYLGLASSAELVQAWQQGLTLWGAGSGASPMVTGFSSIHQELIRELCDWLGYEDGVLFNSGFSANQATLFALLEATDTLVQDKLNHASLMEAGMLSQATMKRFKHNDVAHLDRLLSDNLCNPLVVTEGVFSMDGDKAPLQSIATVCQNKAWWMVDDAHGIGVHGDMGAGSCALAGVKPDILVVTFGKAFGLSGAAVLTRRDVADYLAQFARHHVYSTAMPPAQAHALLHATHMIQTQQWRRDRLATLQQVYHDTFHRLPGYVATDTPIKPFLIGESECALRLATRLRERGYWLTAIRPPTVPQGMARLRITLTADHSPQDIVGLGRALEQLLEEGV, encoded by the coding sequence ATGCCAGCCTTTAGTCACCGAATTTCTCAAGCTTTGACGCAGCGTGATGAGCAAGGATTAACGCGCAAATTGCTTGCGCATCAAGGCGTTCACCAAGGAAAGTTGCTTCATCATGGGCAAGCTTATGTTCACTTTTCAGGGAACGATTATCTTGGCTTGGCAAGCTCAGCCGAGTTAGTGCAAGCGTGGCAGCAAGGATTAACGCTTTGGGGGGCGGGAAGCGGCGCATCGCCGATGGTGACCGGATTTAGTTCGATACATCAAGAGCTGATTCGCGAACTCTGCGACTGGCTGGGCTACGAAGATGGGGTGCTGTTTAACTCGGGATTTAGCGCCAATCAAGCTACGCTCTTTGCCTTGTTAGAAGCCACCGATACCTTGGTGCAAGATAAGCTTAATCATGCGTCGCTGATGGAGGCGGGCATGTTAAGTCAAGCAACCATGAAACGCTTCAAACACAACGATGTTGCACATCTTGACCGCCTATTGAGTGACAATCTTTGTAACCCGTTAGTGGTCACCGAAGGGGTGTTTAGTATGGATGGTGATAAGGCTCCATTACAAAGCATTGCCACGGTGTGCCAAAACAAAGCGTGGTGGATGGTAGATGATGCGCATGGCATTGGTGTGCATGGAGACATGGGGGCTGGGAGTTGTGCGCTAGCCGGGGTTAAGCCAGACATTCTGGTGGTGACGTTTGGTAAGGCATTTGGGCTCTCTGGAGCGGCGGTGCTTACCCGTCGTGATGTGGCTGACTATTTAGCGCAGTTTGCTCGGCATCATGTTTACTCCACGGCAATGCCTCCTGCGCAGGCTCACGCCTTGCTGCATGCAACGCACATGATACAAACTCAGCAATGGCGTCGGGATCGGTTGGCGACGTTGCAGCAGGTATACCACGATACCTTTCATCGCTTGCCTGGCTATGTAGCGACCGACACTCCGATTAAACCGTTTCTTATTGGTGAGAGTGAGTGTGCACTGCGTTTAGCGACTCGTTTACGCGAGCGTGGTTACTGGTTAACGGCGATTCGACCACCGACCGTGCCACAGGGGATGGCTCGTCTGCGCATTACATTGACGGCGGATCACTCGCCTCAAGATATCGTTGGTTTAGGTCGTGCGCTGGAACAATTACTTGAGGAGGGCGTATGA
- the bioC gene encoding malonyl-ACP O-methyltransferase BioC — MNENVSSLLVSSLRVSSLRKTNDKKWAVSQAFSKAAHQYDRHAAFQRSVGDRLMDKLPLDLNGLRVLDVGCGTGHFSQLIRARGADVVCLDLSTSMLQHAQARCGCDQMTYYQGDAEALPFPDASFDYVFSSLALQWCDDLHVPLKEIRRVLKNQGKGLFTTLVDGSLYELAQAWSSVDAYQHINQFVSVNAVKIALAQADIAEVTLEFDPITVWYVTAMDLMKDLKGIGANHVPGRATRMISKQVLSQVEESYQSFRGPNGLLPATYQVCLGVILR; from the coding sequence ATGAACGAGAATGTTTCATCGTTACTCGTTTCTTCGTTACGTGTTTCATCGTTACGTAAGACCAATGATAAAAAATGGGCCGTTAGCCAAGCGTTCTCGAAGGCGGCGCATCAGTACGACCGACATGCTGCTTTTCAGCGCTCAGTGGGCGACCGGCTAATGGATAAGCTCCCTTTGGATCTCAATGGATTGCGGGTGTTGGATGTGGGTTGTGGCACAGGGCATTTTTCTCAGTTGATAAGGGCGAGAGGCGCAGATGTGGTGTGTCTTGATTTATCTACATCAATGTTGCAACACGCTCAAGCTCGTTGTGGCTGCGACCAAATGACCTACTATCAGGGGGATGCGGAAGCGCTACCTTTCCCTGATGCGAGTTTTGATTATGTCTTTTCAAGCCTCGCTCTGCAGTGGTGTGATGACCTGCACGTCCCGCTAAAAGAAATACGTAGGGTATTAAAAAACCAAGGGAAAGGGCTGTTTACGACCTTAGTCGATGGCTCTCTCTATGAATTGGCTCAGGCATGGTCAAGTGTTGATGCATATCAACACATCAACCAATTCGTCTCAGTAAATGCGGTAAAAATTGCGTTAGCGCAAGCCGATATCGCCGAGGTTACTCTAGAATTTGACCCAATTACAGTGTGGTACGTTACTGCGATGGACCTAATGAAGGACCTCAAAGGTATCGGTGCCAATCATGTTCCTGGTCGTGCGACGCGCATGATCAGTAAGCAGGTGTTGTCTCAAGTCGAAGAGTCATATCAGAGTTTTAGGGGCCCTAACGGTCTTTTGCCTGCTACGTATCAAGTTTGTTTGGGGGTTATTCTTCGATGA
- the bioD gene encoding dethiobiotin synthase → MSHVFFIAGTDTDVGKTITTKAVLQAFSAQGLTTIGYKPISAGCERTEQGLRNDDALQLMQAATVEVPYEDVNPYALEMPASPHIAALHENVVIDYSILNDKLAQHQTHADVVLVEGAGGWRVPISDTACLSDWVKQAQLPVILVVGIKLGCLSHALLTAEAIKADGLNIAGWVANRINPGTEHYAELIEVLEKRLGAPKLGEIPYVPGAKRRDLGKYIKVDALLGTHERVKEIA, encoded by the coding sequence ATGAGTCATGTATTTTTTATTGCAGGTACGGATACCGATGTTGGTAAAACCATCACTACGAAAGCGGTTTTACAAGCATTTTCAGCGCAAGGATTGACCACGATCGGCTATAAACCGATCTCTGCTGGATGTGAGAGAACCGAGCAAGGGCTACGTAACGATGACGCGCTGCAGTTAATGCAAGCAGCGACCGTTGAGGTGCCTTACGAAGACGTCAATCCTTACGCCTTAGAGATGCCAGCGTCACCCCATATTGCAGCACTGCATGAAAATGTTGTGATTGATTACAGCATTCTTAATGACAAGTTAGCGCAACACCAAACCCATGCTGATGTGGTCTTGGTTGAAGGTGCTGGTGGTTGGCGTGTGCCTATTTCAGATACGGCTTGTCTCTCGGATTGGGTGAAACAAGCTCAGTTGCCCGTTATTTTGGTGGTGGGGATTAAACTGGGTTGTTTAAGTCATGCTCTACTGACGGCAGAAGCGATCAAGGCGGATGGTTTGAATATCGCAGGCTGGGTTGCTAACCGTATTAACCCAGGTACGGAACACTATGCCGAGTTGATCGAAGTGTTAGAAAAACGCCTTGGCGCACCAAAGCTTGGCGAAATCCCGTATGTTCCCGGTGCAAAACGTCGTGATTTGGGTAAATACATTAAAGTAGATGCTTTGCTAGGGACTCACGAGCGAGTGAAAGAAATCGCTTAG